A window of the Leucothrix mucor DSM 2157 genome harbors these coding sequences:
- a CDS encoding sensor domain-containing protein produces the protein MHLFDSLSLRSRFLVAPLVGVVLTLIIFYSSNATIQSHSDILKDIDGSNLPQIGEISRTVILLSLNHEKLERLLHTVEDDPDEERIYLEGRVILDELHILEEQLNKTLGSSSQTIDNIDVFEQIKVHFKYYRDETINAIELSTVKPGLAEDRMHDAVEVMWKLNSYFMTLSDYHIKNLNEKSGLIESSLYDKSSLTILTSLLLGVMILSALFFSRKMSAEINLINHSLIGLSNGEKNVKLPKQCNKNNNMHQLYNAVHAFKRSLEKNEEQQDRLNQTIGELTSSKEHYYNLLNRIPAAIIAISDTGKIVLFNKAAEAIYGYSSLEILGQPMTTLAPEHARKNHTDHFKEVQKLDDKSLQRMLSKPVTALKKNGEEFYVEAAVAKLTLANNESVMTFAITDVTNRIQAENEIFHKAHYDALTNLPNRFLALDLLESGLRDAYNQREVLAVFFLDLDGFKKINDTLGHETGDKLLIEAGKRLQTVVSDGGTVARLGGDEFIVILPKLTCSDDAIPTVEKLLEQFRTPFKVDDRELMLTSSVGISAFPEDGDSTSELLRKADSAMYSSKKTGRNTYTFFTESMNRGVSRELALEEQLHGALKRQEFRLVYQLQVDVQSGKIIGAEALVRWNNHLLGDVSPEEFIPIAEHTGLIIPLGQFILTESLRMVTHWQAIYGSEFRIAVNLSPRQFRDPNLIDFITEALQISGVSANTLELEITEGVLMSGHSFIDDALRDLSNLGIRLAMDDFGTGYSSLSYLRRYSFDTLKIDRSFIKDTAVSAASRELVTAIIAMGHALGLEIVAEGVETTMQLEFLAHRNCKYAQGYLFNQPVTATQVTERLEWQKRQPQSNIKIVSESALNKPALYLHPPAVNHR, from the coding sequence ATGCATCTTTTTGACTCTCTTTCATTACGCAGTCGCTTTCTGGTCGCACCGTTGGTTGGTGTTGTGCTCACGCTAATTATTTTTTACAGCAGTAATGCAACCATCCAAAGCCATAGCGATATACTCAAAGACATCGATGGGTCTAACCTCCCTCAAATTGGTGAAATTAGCCGAACGGTTATTTTGCTATCGCTCAATCATGAAAAGCTTGAACGACTACTGCACACCGTTGAAGACGATCCGGACGAAGAGAGAATTTATCTGGAAGGAAGAGTCATTCTGGATGAGCTACATATACTGGAAGAGCAGCTCAATAAGACGCTTGGGTCTAGCTCTCAGACCATTGATAATATCGATGTATTTGAGCAGATTAAGGTTCATTTTAAGTACTACCGAGATGAGACCATTAATGCCATTGAGCTCTCGACGGTAAAGCCTGGCTTAGCAGAAGATCGAATGCATGATGCGGTTGAAGTGATGTGGAAACTCAATAGTTACTTCATGACCTTGTCTGATTATCACATCAAAAATCTCAATGAGAAATCTGGCTTAATCGAAAGCTCGCTGTATGATAAATCCTCACTGACTATTCTCACCTCCTTACTACTGGGGGTCATGATCCTTTCTGCCCTATTCTTTTCGCGTAAAATGTCCGCTGAAATTAACCTGATCAATCACTCATTGATTGGGCTTTCAAATGGAGAGAAGAACGTTAAGCTCCCAAAGCAATGTAATAAAAATAACAATATGCACCAGCTATACAATGCGGTGCATGCCTTCAAACGCAGCCTGGAAAAAAATGAAGAGCAACAAGATAGGCTCAACCAAACCATCGGCGAGCTGACTAGCAGTAAAGAGCATTACTATAATCTGTTAAATCGCATTCCTGCCGCGATTATTGCCATCAGCGATACTGGTAAAATTGTGCTATTTAATAAAGCGGCCGAAGCAATCTATGGTTACTCCAGTCTGGAAATACTTGGCCAGCCAATGACAACGTTAGCCCCGGAACACGCCCGAAAAAACCATACGGATCACTTTAAAGAGGTTCAGAAGTTAGACGATAAATCGCTTCAGAGGATGCTCAGCAAACCAGTCACTGCACTCAAGAAAAATGGCGAGGAATTTTACGTTGAAGCGGCTGTGGCCAAACTAACCTTGGCCAATAATGAAAGCGTGATGACCTTTGCCATTACCGATGTCACCAACCGCATACAGGCAGAGAATGAAATATTCCACAAGGCGCATTATGATGCCTTAACCAACTTACCAAACCGTTTTCTAGCGCTCGACCTGTTAGAAAGTGGCTTAAGAGACGCCTACAACCAGCGTGAAGTTTTAGCCGTATTTTTCTTGGATTTGGATGGTTTCAAAAAGATTAATGACACCTTAGGCCATGAAACAGGCGACAAACTACTGATTGAAGCAGGAAAAAGATTGCAAACCGTTGTGAGTGACGGAGGGACTGTAGCGCGATTAGGTGGCGATGAGTTTATTGTTATTCTTCCAAAGTTAACCTGCAGCGATGATGCAATCCCCACCGTTGAAAAATTACTTGAGCAATTCAGAACCCCTTTCAAGGTTGATGACCGTGAGCTGATGTTGACCTCCAGTGTCGGTATCTCCGCGTTTCCGGAGGATGGCGACAGTACTTCTGAGTTATTGCGTAAAGCCGATTCAGCGATGTATAGCTCCAAAAAAACCGGACGTAATACCTACACCTTCTTTACTGAGTCGATGAACCGTGGCGTCTCACGTGAGCTGGCGCTGGAAGAACAACTACATGGCGCGTTGAAACGACAAGAATTCCGACTGGTGTATCAACTTCAGGTGGATGTTCAAAGTGGCAAAATTATCGGGGCGGAGGCGCTGGTTAGATGGAATAATCATCTACTGGGTGACGTTTCTCCCGAAGAATTTATTCCAATTGCCGAACACACTGGTTTGATCATTCCGCTAGGGCAATTTATTTTGACAGAATCCCTGCGCATGGTGACCCATTGGCAAGCCATCTATGGCAGTGAGTTCCGCATCGCGGTTAACCTCTCCCCTCGTCAATTCCGCGATCCAAACCTGATTGATTTTATAACCGAAGCCTTACAGATTAGTGGTGTGTCGGCAAACACCCTGGAGCTGGAAATCACCGAAGGGGTACTCATGAGCGGCCATAGCTTTATCGATGACGCCCTCAGAGATTTAAGTAATCTCGGCATTCGCTTGGCGATGGATGACTTTGGAACCGGCTATTCCTCATTAAGCTACCTACGCCGCTACTCGTTTGATACTTTGAAAATCGATCGGAGTTTTATCAAAGATACTGCCGTTAGCGCTGCGAGCCGTGAACTAGTAACTGCCATCATTGCCATGGGGCACGCACTTGGCCTTGAAATCGTGGCTGAAGGGGTCGAGACCACCATGCAATTAGAGTTTCTAGCTCACCGTAACTGCAAATATGCTCAGGGGTATCTGTTTAACCAGCCAGTCACGGCCACTCAAGTCACCGAACGGCTGGAATGGCAAAAACGTCAACCCCAAAGCAATATAAAAATCGTTAGTGAAAGCGCTTTAAATAAGCCTGCCTTATATCTTCATCCTCCAGCAGTGAATCACCGATGA
- a CDS encoding histidine phosphatase family protein, whose amino-acid sequence MKQYFYPALRTLIATCFCLPILFVTADTPEPLSTPELISALQSGGHIMYMRHGETDVTQKDDHLETFKNCKNQRNLTKQGREKLKSIGGIIHDLKIPIGKVLSSPYCRTKESAELTFGEFTVESNLQFSISKSKEEAARLGKQLYFMMLNTEESTDNQVFVGHTANLKDGLGVWPKPEGVIAIFKKHDGELIFKGMIKPDEWKESLELQLSEK is encoded by the coding sequence TTGAAACAATATTTTTATCCTGCCTTAAGAACACTCATTGCCACCTGCTTCTGCCTGCCGATACTCTTTGTAACGGCAGACACACCAGAGCCTTTATCAACGCCTGAACTAATAAGCGCGCTACAGTCTGGCGGTCATATTATGTATATGCGCCATGGCGAAACCGATGTCACCCAAAAAGATGACCATCTGGAGACGTTCAAAAACTGTAAGAATCAAAGAAATCTGACCAAGCAAGGCCGCGAGAAGCTAAAAAGTATTGGCGGCATTATTCATGACCTTAAGATCCCCATTGGCAAAGTGCTATCAAGCCCTTACTGCCGGACAAAAGAGTCCGCAGAATTAACCTTTGGCGAATTTACAGTAGAGTCTAATCTGCAGTTCTCTATCAGTAAGAGTAAAGAGGAAGCCGCTCGCTTGGGCAAGCAACTCTATTTCATGATGCTGAATACAGAGGAGAGCACAGACAATCAAGTGTTTGTCGGCCACACAGCCAACCTTAAAGATGGACTTGGCGTCTGGCCAAAGCCGGAAGGTGTCATTGCCATCTTTAAAAAGCACGACGGTGAGCTTATTTTTAAAGGAATGATCAAGCCGGATGAGTGGAAAGAAAGCCTCGAACTACAGTTGAGCGAGAAGTAA
- a CDS encoding helix-turn-helix domain-containing protein yields MKARIGIMPEALIRMRLLAIAKGEYTPKPNEPKVWYTSLNAVSQILRPENIELLRLIDAERPESLTQLAELTGRAKSNLSTTLKSLAGKGFVRMEQGKGKSLKPVALFTDFEIVTNSELEHYLLQLELDKAA; encoded by the coding sequence ATGAAAGCAAGAATCGGAATAATGCCTGAAGCGCTGATTCGTATGAGACTGTTGGCTATTGCTAAGGGCGAATATACGCCTAAACCTAATGAGCCAAAAGTTTGGTACACATCATTAAATGCAGTCTCTCAAATTTTGAGACCAGAGAATATTGAACTATTACGCTTAATTGATGCCGAGCGGCCAGAGAGCCTAACCCAGCTGGCTGAGTTAACAGGTAGAGCTAAATCTAATTTATCCACCACTCTTAAAAGCTTAGCTGGAAAAGGCTTCGTTCGCATGGAGCAGGGGAAAGGGAAATCGCTTAAGCCTGTGGCATTGTTTACAGACTTTGAAATTGTGACAAACTCAGAGCTTGAGCATTATTTGTTACAACTTGAGCTAGACAAAGCGGCCTGA
- a CDS encoding L-lactate permease, with amino-acid sequence MNQTLLSLLAFAPLVLAAILLVGLNWPARRAMPVVFIVTALIGLFAWDMTFNRVLASTLQGLVLTGAILWIIFGAILLLNTLKHSGAITAIRGGFSNISPDRRIQAIIVAWLFGCFIEGASGFGTPAAVAAPLLVALGFPALAAVMIGMMIQSTPVSFGAVGTPIVVGVSGGLDKAGLTDQLVANGSSWDAFYHLITSEVAIIHAVIGVLMPLFMCVMLTRFFGRNKSWLEGLAIAPFAIFAGLAFVIPYALAGIFLGPEFPSMIGALVGLLIVVPAAKAGFLVPKKQWDFADAKEWPVDWMGSIEIKLDSLTAKKPMAIGLAWTPYILLAAILVLSRVNPTVKAFFTDNLVLGWKDILGEAGVSGSIQFLYLPGGIMALVVLITFLLHRMKFSELTAAVSESSKTLIGAGFVLVFTIPMVRILINSGVNMGDLPSMPRAMAELVASSVGDIYPVFAPTVGALGAFIAGSNTVSNLMMSQFQFDTAGLIGVSGAMMVAGQAVGAAAGNMIAIHNVVAASATVGLLGREGQTLRLTIIPTIYYIVAAGLILLFAIHVLGVTDPLML; translated from the coding sequence ATGAATCAAACCTTGTTGTCATTGCTGGCCTTTGCACCGTTGGTGTTGGCTGCTATTTTGTTAGTTGGCTTAAATTGGCCTGCCCGTCGGGCGATGCCGGTTGTTTTTATTGTTACTGCTCTAATTGGTCTATTCGCTTGGGATATGACTTTCAACCGTGTACTGGCTTCAACACTGCAAGGCTTGGTACTGACTGGCGCGATTCTCTGGATCATTTTTGGTGCCATTCTTCTACTTAATACCCTAAAACACTCTGGCGCGATTACCGCGATTCGGGGTGGTTTTTCCAATATCAGCCCAGACCGACGTATACAAGCAATCATCGTTGCTTGGTTATTTGGCTGCTTTATTGAAGGTGCTTCCGGCTTTGGTACACCCGCTGCGGTTGCCGCTCCCCTATTAGTTGCGCTGGGCTTCCCTGCCTTGGCAGCGGTCATGATCGGTATGATGATCCAGTCGACGCCTGTTTCATTTGGCGCAGTCGGTACACCGATTGTAGTCGGTGTTTCTGGTGGTCTTGATAAAGCTGGCTTAACTGATCAGCTGGTTGCCAACGGCTCTAGTTGGGATGCTTTCTACCATTTAATCACCTCAGAAGTTGCCATCATCCATGCGGTCATCGGTGTGCTGATGCCTCTGTTTATGTGTGTCATGCTGACTCGCTTTTTTGGGCGTAATAAGTCTTGGCTGGAAGGTTTAGCGATTGCTCCGTTTGCTATTTTCGCTGGACTGGCATTTGTTATTCCTTATGCGCTAGCCGGCATCTTTCTGGGCCCTGAATTTCCGTCGATGATTGGTGCGCTGGTTGGCCTGTTGATTGTTGTACCTGCGGCTAAAGCGGGTTTCTTAGTGCCTAAAAAACAATGGGACTTTGCAGATGCCAAAGAGTGGCCGGTGGACTGGATGGGTAGCATCGAAATCAAACTGGATAGCCTAACGGCGAAAAAGCCAATGGCTATTGGTCTGGCGTGGACACCGTATATTTTATTAGCGGCAATTTTAGTGCTATCTCGTGTTAACCCAACTGTGAAGGCATTCTTCACCGATAATTTAGTGCTGGGTTGGAAAGATATTTTGGGCGAGGCCGGCGTCTCCGGAAGTATTCAATTCCTGTATCTGCCCGGCGGTATTATGGCCTTGGTAGTATTGATTACCTTCCTACTGCATCGTATGAAGTTTTCTGAGCTAACAGCAGCAGTTAGTGAGTCTTCAAAAACCTTGATCGGTGCGGGCTTTGTTTTAGTATTCACCATCCCGATGGTACGTATCCTGATCAATTCCGGCGTAAATATGGGCGATTTGCCATCCATGCCTAGAGCAATGGCGGAGTTAGTCGCCAGTAGTGTTGGCGATATTTATCCCGTGTTTGCACCGACAGTGGGTGCACTTGGCGCTTTCATTGCCGGCTCAAATACCGTGTCAAACCTGATGATGTCACAGTTCCAGTTCGATACGGCTGGGTTGATTGGTGTCTCTGGTGCCATGATGGTAGCAGGGCAAGCTGTCGGTGCGGCAGCGGGTAATATGATCGCGATCCATAATGTGGTTGCGGCTTCTGCGACAGTGGGCTTGCTGGGTCGGGAAGGTCAAACCTTGCGACTGACTATTATTCCGACTATCTACTATATCGTGGCCGCTGGTTTGATTCTTCTGTTCGCTATTCATGTGTTAGGCGTCACAGATCCATTGATGTTGTAG
- a CDS encoding alpha-hydroxy acid oxidase: MSVICELEDLRRLYHRRVPKMFQGYCESGSWTQQTLAENTSDFKDIRFRQRVARDLTPRTLKTTMVGHDVNMPLAIAPVGLLGMQHADGEIHAARAAEKFGVPFTLSTMSICSMEVVAEATQSPFWFQLYVQRDRDFTKQLVERAKAVECSALVVTLDLQIIGKRHADHRNGMTAPPRLTIPNILDIARRPRWALNMLKTKNREFGNIQGCTTGVDDMGDLMKWTANSFDHKLNWDDIKRFRDMWDGPLIIKGIMESSDAEECVKLGAEAMVVSNHGGRQLDGARSSISVLPEIVEKVGNDIEVWMDGGIRSGQDIIRARALGARGVMVGRPMVYGLGAMGEAGVQRMLEIFHEEAELTMAFIGHRDIESVCADDIVMGR, encoded by the coding sequence ATGAGTGTAATTTGTGAACTGGAAGACCTACGCCGACTTTATCACCGTCGGGTTCCTAAGATGTTTCAAGGCTACTGTGAGTCCGGCTCCTGGACACAGCAAACACTGGCTGAGAACACGAGTGATTTTAAAGATATTCGTTTCCGGCAGCGGGTCGCCCGCGACTTAACCCCACGCACGCTGAAAACCACGATGGTAGGCCATGATGTCAATATGCCATTAGCGATTGCTCCGGTTGGTTTATTAGGCATGCAGCATGCGGACGGCGAGATTCATGCCGCCCGGGCTGCTGAAAAATTCGGTGTACCTTTCACGCTTTCCACCATGAGTATTTGCTCGATGGAAGTGGTCGCTGAAGCAACCCAGTCGCCATTCTGGTTTCAGCTGTATGTGCAGCGCGATCGAGACTTCACCAAACAGCTGGTTGAGCGCGCTAAAGCGGTCGAATGCTCTGCCTTAGTGGTCACACTCGATTTACAAATTATTGGTAAGCGCCATGCCGATCATCGCAATGGGATGACGGCACCACCTCGCTTAACGATTCCGAATATCCTCGATATTGCCCGCCGTCCGCGTTGGGCGCTGAATATGCTGAAAACAAAAAATCGTGAGTTCGGCAATATCCAAGGCTGTACTACCGGCGTTGACGATATGGGCGATCTAATGAAATGGACCGCCAACAGCTTTGATCACAAATTAAACTGGGATGACATTAAGCGCTTCCGTGATATGTGGGATGGCCCGTTAATCATTAAGGGCATCATGGAAAGTAGTGATGCTGAAGAATGTGTGAAGCTGGGCGCAGAGGCGATGGTGGTTTCTAACCATGGCGGGCGGCAATTAGATGGCGCACGTTCATCGATTTCGGTACTGCCGGAAATTGTCGAGAAAGTCGGGAATGATATTGAAGTCTGGATGGATGGTGGTATTCGTTCCGGACAAGATATTATCCGCGCACGCGCGCTGGGTGCCAGAGGTGTGATGGTTGGCCGCCCGATGGTTTATGGCTTGGGTGCGATGGGTGAGGCGGGTGTGCAGCGCATGTTGGAAATATTCCATGAAGAAGCTGAGCTGACGATGGCCTTTATCGGGCACCGGGATATTGAATCAGTCTGTGCTGATGATATTGTAATGGGGCGTTAA
- a CDS encoding YihY/virulence factor BrkB family protein, which translates to MLSIFIKSFKNWFSNDPFMHSAAAAYYAIFSFPGLLIITTAVAAFAFDQQQVETEVMGKISQMLGAETAQNIGEIVEETQRENRDVWAFVIGLLTLFFGATGLFAQIQTSLNHIFEVEVKETAGVWSFIKTRLISFGIILILGLLLLMSLSLTALITLLNDWISLSFSAVFSALIFVVNILISFSIVTVLFTLIYKILPDAKLAWRSALMGGVVATIFFKIGEQVLNLYFEMAEPESSFGAAGSLVLLMLWVSYSCMILFMGAEFCKEYEQDKYGHAITPSEIAEHSE; encoded by the coding sequence ATGCTCTCTATCTTCATCAAATCCTTTAAAAACTGGTTTAGTAACGACCCATTTATGCACAGCGCTGCAGCGGCTTATTACGCCATTTTCTCTTTCCCCGGCTTACTGATTATCACTACCGCCGTTGCGGCATTTGCCTTTGACCAGCAGCAGGTGGAAACCGAGGTCATGGGCAAAATCAGTCAGATGTTAGGCGCTGAAACGGCGCAAAATATCGGTGAAATAGTCGAGGAAACGCAACGTGAAAATAGGGATGTCTGGGCTTTCGTGATCGGGCTGTTAACGCTATTTTTTGGCGCGACAGGTTTATTTGCTCAAATACAAACCTCGCTAAATCATATTTTTGAAGTCGAGGTAAAAGAAACGGCCGGTGTTTGGAGCTTTATCAAAACCAGACTCATCTCGTTTGGCATCATTCTGATCTTGGGGCTTTTGTTGTTGATGTCACTATCGTTAACGGCGCTGATTACTTTGTTGAATGATTGGATTTCCTTGAGCTTTTCGGCGGTGTTTTCGGCGCTTATTTTTGTGGTCAATATTCTGATTTCATTTTCTATTGTCACTGTGCTATTTACCTTGATCTACAAGATTTTGCCGGATGCTAAGCTGGCATGGCGCTCTGCATTGATGGGTGGTGTGGTTGCGACTATTTTCTTTAAAATCGGTGAGCAGGTACTGAATTTATACTTTGAGATGGCAGAGCCTGAGTCCAGTTTTGGCGCGGCGGGGTCGTTGGTATTGCTCATGTTGTGGGTCTCTTATTCCTGCATGATTCTGTTTATGGGGGCTGAGTTTTGTAAGGAATACGAGCAGGATAAATACGGCCATGCCATTACGCCGAGCGAGATCGCTGAGCACAGTGAATAG
- a CDS encoding MBL fold metallo-hydrolase, whose amino-acid sequence MKTLSLIATTALLAANTAFAAPSTLKFDVYNADDNSFNVNSTVVYGDTEAMVVDAGFTKADALRIAAKVMDSGKELKTIFISQADPDYYFGAEVLHELFPKAQIIATPAVKAEIEKKLAGKIAFWGPKMGANAPVNPVVPSAYNKDQITLDGHTIDIRGTTGELADRPYLWIADSKAILGNVAIYGDMHVWTADSQTDESLNAWTAQLDEMLALNPEIVVPGHMKAGTELTAATITHTQDYLKTFNEAKKSSSNSAELIEKMMAAYPAPEAPLSLDIGAKVHMGEMKW is encoded by the coding sequence ATGAAAACATTAAGCCTGATAGCTACGACCGCATTATTAGCCGCCAACACCGCATTTGCCGCGCCATCCACTCTGAAATTTGATGTGTACAACGCCGATGACAATAGCTTCAATGTGAACTCCACCGTTGTGTATGGCGATACCGAAGCCATGGTGGTGGATGCTGGATTTACCAAAGCCGATGCGCTGAGAATTGCCGCAAAAGTCATGGACTCTGGCAAAGAACTGAAAACGATTTTTATCAGCCAAGCCGATCCTGACTACTACTTCGGCGCTGAAGTGTTGCACGAGTTATTTCCAAAAGCACAGATTATCGCCACACCAGCAGTGAAAGCAGAAATTGAGAAAAAGCTGGCAGGTAAGATTGCATTTTGGGGGCCAAAAATGGGCGCAAATGCACCGGTCAATCCCGTCGTGCCATCGGCTTATAACAAAGACCAAATCACGCTGGATGGCCACACGATCGACATTCGCGGCACCACCGGCGAATTGGCCGACCGCCCTTACCTATGGATTGCCGACAGCAAAGCGATATTGGGTAATGTTGCCATCTACGGCGATATGCACGTTTGGACCGCTGACAGTCAAACCGATGAGTCGCTGAATGCATGGACTGCACAACTGGATGAAATGCTGGCGCTGAACCCTGAAATCGTGGTGCCTGGCCACATGAAAGCCGGCACTGAGCTGACTGCCGCAACCATTACACACACTCAGGACTACCTGAAAACGTTTAATGAAGCCAAGAAATCCAGCAGCAATAGCGCAGAGCTAATCGAGAAAATGATGGCAGCCTACCCTGCGCCAGAAGCCCCGCTTTCGCTAGATATTGGTGCGAAAGTACACATGGGCGAAATGAAGTGGTAA
- a CDS encoding LysR family transcriptional regulator, translating into MDRLIAAKVFVDVAYTRSFTNTAERLEVSRPMVTRYIEAMEDWLQTRLLHRTTRKISLTTTGEACLKQVEIWLEQAEDLSTFARPSDELSGSIRLAVSMSFGFSQLMPAVHEYMQRHPKVSIDIDLQDSVTDLVEQRIDLAIRIASAPDPSLIGKPIAVCESVLVASPDYLAGKPAVRVPSDLVGHDCLGYKNFGRHVWHLSKKEQFESVDIECRLTANEATALLHAALCGAGISLQPTYLVNGYIKAGQLEALLPDWKPNDMKVYALYSSRKHLLPTVRALIDFLEDYFRRNAW; encoded by the coding sequence ATGGATAGATTAATCGCCGCTAAAGTGTTTGTGGATGTGGCTTACACGCGAAGTTTCACCAATACTGCTGAACGCTTAGAGGTGTCGCGCCCCATGGTGACGCGCTATATCGAAGCCATGGAGGATTGGTTGCAGACACGCTTGCTACACCGAACTACGCGCAAGATTTCATTAACGACCACAGGCGAGGCTTGCTTAAAACAAGTTGAGATTTGGCTGGAGCAGGCTGAGGACTTGAGTACCTTTGCTAGGCCGAGCGATGAGCTATCCGGCAGTATTCGCCTCGCGGTGAGTATGTCATTCGGCTTTTCGCAATTAATGCCAGCGGTGCATGAGTATATGCAGCGGCATCCCAAGGTGAGCATTGATATTGACTTGCAGGACTCGGTCACGGATTTAGTCGAACAGCGCATCGATCTGGCGATTCGCATTGCCTCGGCTCCAGACCCTTCGCTCATCGGCAAACCCATCGCCGTGTGTGAGTCGGTGCTGGTGGCATCGCCTGATTATTTGGCGGGTAAACCAGCCGTTCGGGTACCGAGTGACCTGGTGGGTCATGACTGCTTGGGCTATAAAAACTTCGGACGCCATGTGTGGCACTTATCTAAAAAAGAGCAGTTTGAATCGGTGGATATTGAATGCCGCTTAACGGCGAATGAGGCGACGGCTTTGCTACATGCCGCCCTGTGTGGTGCGGGGATTTCATTACAGCCAACCTATCTGGTGAATGGCTATATTAAAGCAGGGCAGTTGGAGGCATTACTGCCTGATTGGAAGCCGAATGATATGAAGGTGTACGCCTTGTACTCCTCGCGCAAGCATTTGCTGCCTACCGTGCGGGCTTTAATTGACTTCCTTGAGGATTACTTTCGGCGCAATGCTTGGTAG
- a CDS encoding glutathione S-transferase, translating to MTDTTAPDTALPILYSLQYCPYAMRARLGILLSEQAVMIRAITMNNKPEEMLIDSPKGTVPVLVVDADTIVDESLDIMLWALKRNDPQNLLYSDQPDALAEMLQVITENDDEFKPSLEKYKRSKRFHNEAEAADRLACEPFIQRLESRLAEHEFLMGPTPSLLDYALLPFVRQFSKVNRQLFRDEPYTNLQRWLDHHLQSRLFARAMLKYPLWLESGEACLFGRE from the coding sequence ATGACAGATACGACTGCTCCAGACACAGCATTACCGATCTTGTACTCCCTGCAATATTGCCCTTATGCGATGCGTGCGAGATTGGGGATTTTGCTGTCTGAGCAGGCGGTGATGATTCGTGCAATCACCATGAACAATAAACCGGAAGAGATGTTAATCGACTCGCCGAAAGGCACTGTGCCGGTGTTAGTGGTCGATGCTGATACCATCGTCGATGAAAGTTTGGATATTATGCTCTGGGCGCTCAAACGGAATGATCCGCAAAACTTGCTGTATTCCGACCAGCCTGACGCCTTAGCTGAAATGCTTCAAGTCATCACCGAAAATGATGATGAATTTAAGCCCAGCTTAGAAAAATACAAACGCTCCAAGCGATTTCATAATGAGGCTGAAGCGGCTGACCGATTAGCCTGTGAGCCATTTATTCAACGCTTGGAAAGTCGCTTAGCGGAGCATGAATTTTTGATGGGACCAACGCCAAGTTTGCTGGATTACGCCCTGCTGCCCTTTGTGCGTCAGTTCTCCAAAGTGAATCGGCAACTGTTTCGGGATGAGCCGTATACCAACTTACAGCGTTGGCTGGATCATCACTTACAAAGCCGCTTATTTGCGCGGGCCATGCTTAAATATCCCCTGTGGCTGGAAAGTGGCGAAGCCTGTTTGTTTGGCCGTGAGTGA